In a single window of the Candidatus Beckwithbacteria bacterium genome:
- a CDS encoding ParB N-terminal domain-containing protein, translating to MRQGVRLVAIDKLRAHEEVSPQRLALVMSLINQKGIIVNPVIIDKKTRIILDGHHRVESLKRLGYRLVPAMSVDYFSDQVRVYSRRRNMRIFKEKVVAAALKKQVFPQKTTRHLIKNRIRGVKIKLNQLK from the coding sequence ATGAGACAAGGGGTAAGGTTGGTGGCGATTGATAAACTGCGGGCCCACGAGGAAGTGAGCCCGCAGCGGTTGGCGTTAGTGATGAGTTTGATTAATCAAAAAGGAATAATCGTTAATCCGGTAATAATCGATAAAAAAACCAGAATAATTTTGGATGGTCATCATCGGGTAGAGAGTTTGAAAAGATTGGGGTATAGGTTGGTTCCGGCAATGAGCGTGGATTATTTTTCCGATCAAGTCAGGGTATATTCCAGGAGAAGAAACATGAGAATATTTAAAGAAAAAGTGGTGGCAGCCGCCTTGAAAAAACAGGTTTTTCCTCAAAAAACGACCAGGCATTTAATTAAAAACAGAATTAGAGGGGTGAAAATAAAATTAAATCAGTTAAAATAG
- the ftsH gene encoding ATP-dependent zinc metalloprotease FtsH — MAEKEDLNKIKKAIEKQTGTKVKMVKLGFNPKRLVIWLIVLFLVLPFLVSLFSGPLPTETIGLSQLLTDIKAGKVEKVQVEEEKILIQYKDKTGLVESRKDANEGFVDILNKSGIDPTTVNFENKDTSVTKAWANILEILLPVVLTGVIFLYLFKQARGAQDGIFSFGRSKAKLFMKGKQNVTFKDVAGVDEAKKELEEIVDFLKHPKKYTSMGARTPKGVILVGPSGVGKTLLARAVAGEAGVTFFSMAGSEFMEMLVGVGASRVRDLFDSAKKKAPAIIFIDEIDAIGRQRSRALTGGHDEREQTLNQILVEMDGFSPNEQVIVMAATNRGDLLDPALVRPGRFDRRIILDMPDIDGRKQIIKIHSQRKPFDSHVDWDKLAKRTIGFSGADLENMLNEAAIAAARVSKKAIDMKDLEEAALKVKLGPEKKLKQTKNDLEMTAFHEAGHAVTSYYLPKMDPVHRISIVSRGGALGHTLIPPKADRYTETKSHLLAQITSLLGGRTAEKLIFNELTGGAASDITRASDLARAMVVKMGMSDLGPISLGAGVDISELGMAWYEPEQISQDMMAKVDEEVKKIIDSCGKKAQEILTKHKNKLEVVAKELLKKETLESEDFEKLMA; from the coding sequence ATGGCAGAGAAAGAAGATTTAAACAAAATCAAGAAAGCAATTGAGAAGCAGACCGGGACCAAGGTAAAGATGGTTAAGTTGGGCTTTAACCCTAAAAGACTGGTAATTTGGCTGATAGTGCTGTTTTTGGTGTTGCCGTTTCTGGTGTCGCTTTTTTCCGGGCCGCTGCCGACAGAAACGATAGGGTTGAGCCAATTATTAACAGATATTAAGGCCGGAAAAGTGGAGAAGGTTCAAGTAGAAGAGGAAAAAATATTAATTCAATACAAAGATAAAACAGGATTGGTGGAGTCCAGAAAAGATGCCAATGAAGGCTTTGTGGATATTTTAAACAAATCGGGGATTGATCCGACGACGGTAAATTTTGAAAATAAAGATACTTCAGTCACTAAGGCTTGGGCGAATATTTTGGAAATCTTATTACCGGTGGTGTTGACAGGTGTGATTTTCCTATATTTATTTAAGCAGGCGAGAGGGGCTCAAGACGGCATATTCAGTTTTGGCCGGTCGAAAGCGAAGTTATTTATGAAGGGGAAACAAAATGTCACTTTTAAAGATGTAGCCGGAGTGGATGAAGCCAAAAAAGAATTGGAAGAAATTGTGGACTTTTTGAAACATCCGAAAAAATATACTTCAATGGGGGCGCGGACACCCAAAGGGGTAATTTTAGTGGGTCCGTCGGGAGTGGGTAAAACTTTATTGGCCCGGGCAGTGGCCGGCGAGGCAGGGGTCACTTTCTTTTCTATGGCCGGAAGCGAGTTTATGGAAATGTTGGTGGGAGTAGGAGCCAGCCGAGTACGAGACTTGTTCGATAGTGCTAAAAAGAAAGCCCCAGCAATCATTTTTATTGACGAAATTGACGCAATCGGCAGGCAAAGATCCCGGGCTTTGACCGGCGGACACGATGAAAGAGAGCAGACTTTAAACCAGATTTTAGTGGAGATGGATGGGTTTTCACCGAATGAACAGGTGATTGTGATGGCGGCGACCAACCGGGGAGATTTGTTGGATCCGGCGTTGGTGAGACCGGGGCGGTTTGACCGCAGGATTATTTTAGATATGCCGGACATTGACGGGAGAAAACAGATTATTAAAATCCACAGTCAAAGGAAGCCATTTGATAGTCATGTTGATTGGGATAAATTAGCCAAGCGGACAATCGGGTTTTCCGGCGCGGATTTGGAAAATATGTTGAACGAAGCGGCAATTGCGGCAGCGAGAGTGAGTAAAAAGGCGATTGATATGAAAGACCTGGAAGAGGCGGCTTTGAAAGTAAAGTTAGGGCCGGAGAAGAAATTAAAACAGACAAAAAATGATTTGGAAATGACAGCTTTTCATGAGGCCGGTCATGCGGTGACGTCTTATTATTTGCCGAAAATGGATCCGGTGCATAGAATTTCGATAGTGTCGCGCGGCGGAGCGTTAGGGCACACTTTAATTCCGCCGAAAGCCGATCGGTATACCGAGACAAAGTCGCATTTATTGGCGCAGATCACTTCGCTTTTAGGCGGGAGAACAGCGGAAAAATTGATTTTTAACGAATTAACCGGCGGGGCGGCCAGTGATATTACCCGAGCGTCGGATTTGGCGCGGGCAATGGTGGTAAAGATGGGAATGAGCGATTTGGGGCCGATTAGCTTAGGGGCGGGAGTGGATATTTCTGAATTGGGAATGGCCTGGTATGAACCAGAACAAATTTCTCAAGACATGATGGCGAAGGTAGATGAAGAAGTCAAGAAAATTATTGATAGCTGTGGAAAAAAAGCGCAGGAAATTTTAACTAAACATAAAAATAAACTGGAGGTGGTGGCGAAGGAATTATTGAAAAAAGAGACCTTAGAAAGCGAAGATTTTGAAAAATTAATGGCATGA